CTGATTTTAAACGGGCAATGGCTTCTTTCATGTTTTTTTCGTAATCGCCTCTTGATGTGGTTTTTTGTAGTAAAGGAATGTTGAGCCGGGCTGCCTGTTTGCGAATCATAGCGCTGCTTATTCCGTGAGAATGCGGTTGACTGTTTCCTTCGCCGGACATATTTAATAAACAAACTGCCTGGTTTTCAGGATTTTTCAAAAAATGATACAGCGCATGCATGCAATCTTTGCCGCTGCTCCAGGAAACAAATGCTTTCATTTTCTTTTTTAAAATACAAAGGTACAAAATATCAATTATTTTCTGCAGGTATCCTTGAAGGTTGTAGAATTGGTTGTGGTTTTAACCCGAGATGACAATCGTAAAAGAATGTAATTTTACGATATGAAATGTTTTCTAAAAAGACAGCGAATATGAAAATTTGTCAGTTTGAAAAGTTATTTTATCAAAAAATTGACATGTATTTTTTTTGGCACAGAATTCGCATAGAGTCTTGTGTCTGACGACAAAATATTAGAACTAACATCATATAATTTATTTAAATTTTGTATCAATATGAGTATTAAACCATTAGCAGACAGGGTGCTGGTAAAACCGGCAGCTGCAGAAGAAAAAACAGTAGGTGGAATCATCATTCCAGACACAGCAAAAGAAAAACCGTTGAAAGGTGAAGTTATTTCAACAGGAAATGGAACAAAAGACGAAGAGATGGTCGTGAAAGCCGGTGACAACGTCTTGTATGGCAAGTACGCCGGTACGGAGATTGAACTTGATGGTGAAAAGTATTTGATTATGCGTCAATCGGACATTCTGGCAATCCTTTCTTAAAAGGTAGTAATGAGTAATGGACTCAAGACTGTAACGGTCTGAAGTCAAAAATCTAAACATCTAAAAATCTATAATAAATATGGCAAAAGAAATTAAATTCGAAATGGAAGCACGCGACTTGCTTAAGAAAGGCGTGGATTCATTGGCAGATGCAGTAAAAGTAACATTAGGGCCCAAAGGGCGTAACGTGATACTCGACAAAAAATACGGTGCACCGCAAATTACCAAAGACGGTGTTACGGTCGCAAAAGAAATAGAGTTGGAAGACTCTTTCCAAAACATGGGAGCTCAGTTAGTAAAGGAAGTAGCTTCCAAGACCAATGATGATGCGGGCGATGGTACAACAACGGCCACTGTTTTGGCACAATCCATCATTGGTGTTGGCTTGAAGAACGTTACTGCAGGTGCTAATCCGATGGACCTGAAACGCGGTATCGATAAGGCTGTTGCCAAGGTGGTTGAAAACCTGAGGGAACAGGCCGTTGAAATTGGTGATGACCTTAAGAAGATCGAAAACGTAGCTAAAATTTCTGCCAATGGTGATGAGGCTATCGGTAAGCTTATTGCGGAAGCTATGCAAAAAGTGAGTAAAGAAGGTGTGATCACGGTTGAAGAATCCAAAGGTACGGATACGTACGTAGATGTAGTAGAAGGTATGCAGTTCGATCGCGGATATATATCTCCTTATTTTGTAACTGATACTGAAAATATGGAAGTTCAGTTCGAAAATCCGTTGGTATTGGTACACGATAAAAAGATTTCAGCCATCAAGGATCTTCTTCCCATTCTCGAAAAAGGAATTCAAACCGGCAAACCGATGTTGATCATTGCCGAAGATATCGATTCGGAAGCATTGACAACGTTGGTTGTAAACCGTCTGCGTGGATCGTTGAAGATTGCTGCTGTAAAAGCCCCGGGCTTTGGAGACCGTCGTAAGGAAATGTTGGAAGATATTGCCATTTTGACAGGTGGAACCGTGATCTCAGACGAAAAAGGACTTACCCTTGAAAACGCTACACTCGATATGCTCGGAAGTGCCGAAAAAATCACTATCGACAAGGATACAACTACTATTGTTAACGGCGAGGGTGACAAAGATGCCATCTCCAACAGAATAGGACAAATCCGTTCACAAATCGAAAAAACGACTTCCGATTATGACCGCGAAAAATTACAGGAACGTTTGGCTAAACTGGCCGGTGGTGTTGCTGTGCTTTATGTGGGTGCTCCTTCGGAAGTAGAAATGAAAGAAAAGAAAGACCGTGTAAACGACGCCCTTTCGGCAACACGCGCTGCTGTTGAAGAAGGAACCGTTCCTGGTGGAGGTGTCGCTTATATTCGTGCCAGCGAAGCGCTGGAGGGCTTTAAAGGTGAAAACGAAGACGAAACCACCGGTATCGAAATCGTAAAACGTGCTATAGAAGAACCCCTTCGTCAGATTGTTGCCAACTCTGGAAAAGAAGGTGCGGTTATCGTACAGAGAGTTCGCGAAGGTAAAGCTGACTTCGGCTACAACGCACGTACCGATAAGTATGAAAACCTGTACGAGACTGGTGTTATCGATCCTACCAAGGTAGCGCGTGTTGCGCTGGAAAACGCAGCATCCATTGCGGGTATGTTCCTGACAACCGAGTGCGTGATCACCGATAAGAAAGAAGAAAATCCTGCTCCGCAAATGCCTATGGGTGGAGGAGGAATGGGAGGAATGATGTAATTTAATTTTAATGCATGATATACTCTCACATTGAAAAATAAAGAAAGGAAAGCGCGCGGCCACATGGTCGCGCGTTTTTGTTGGTTGCTTGTCGGAATTTTATTTTTAACATAAAATAGCCGCAACATGTGTTAAGTTCGATAATATTTGTTTGTTATTTTAAATCCTCAAGTGGTTTCTTTTTGATTGTTTTATGACTATCTTACTTACATATTTATTGAAAAGTTACCGATGCAATCAATTGAAATTTAAAATATTGTATAACTAAAAAATGTAACAAAAACGTAATGTTTTTCACATTAAATTTTTGTAATTTTGTACAGATTTTTTAATAAATAATCCAAAAACATTAAAAATTGATTTATGATTAAGAAGATGAAGTTTTTAACAGTGGTATTTTTCTTGCTGCTCGCCACTGTAGTGAACGCCCAGATGACCACTTCAAGTATGAGCGGCCGTGTCACCGACAATGAGGGGGCTGTTATCGGGGCGACAGTGGTTGCCACACATACTCCTTCGGGAACCACGTATGGGACTGTCACTAACGTAGATGGACGTTTTAGTTTAAACGGTATGCGAGTGGGTGGACCGTATAAAGTGGAAGTTTCTTATGTGGGTATGAATACAATAGAATTGGAAGGAATTCAATTGCAGCTTGGAGAAACTTATCCGGTCAACGTTGAAATGTCTGAAAGTTCAGAAGTTCTTAATGAAATACTCGTTACAGCACAAAGAACTAAATTTACAACAGAGAAAACA
This portion of the Petrimonas sulfuriphila genome encodes:
- the groL gene encoding chaperonin GroEL (60 kDa chaperone family; promotes refolding of misfolded polypeptides especially under stressful conditions; forms two stacked rings of heptamers to form a barrel-shaped 14mer; ends can be capped by GroES; misfolded proteins enter the barrel where they are refolded when GroES binds); this translates as MAKEIKFEMEARDLLKKGVDSLADAVKVTLGPKGRNVILDKKYGAPQITKDGVTVAKEIELEDSFQNMGAQLVKEVASKTNDDAGDGTTTATVLAQSIIGVGLKNVTAGANPMDLKRGIDKAVAKVVENLREQAVEIGDDLKKIENVAKISANGDEAIGKLIAEAMQKVSKEGVITVEESKGTDTYVDVVEGMQFDRGYISPYFVTDTENMEVQFENPLVLVHDKKISAIKDLLPILEKGIQTGKPMLIIAEDIDSEALTTLVVNRLRGSLKIAAVKAPGFGDRRKEMLEDIAILTGGTVISDEKGLTLENATLDMLGSAEKITIDKDTTTIVNGEGDKDAISNRIGQIRSQIEKTTSDYDREKLQERLAKLAGGVAVLYVGAPSEVEMKEKKDRVNDALSATRAAVEEGTVPGGGVAYIRASEALEGFKGENEDETTGIEIVKRAIEEPLRQIVANSGKEGAVIVQRVREGKADFGYNARTDKYENLYETGVIDPTKVARVALENAASIAGMFLTTECVITDKKEENPAPQMPMGGGGMGGMM
- a CDS encoding co-chaperone GroES, coding for MSIKPLADRVLVKPAAAEEKTVGGIIIPDTAKEKPLKGEVISTGNGTKDEEMVVKAGDNVLYGKYAGTEIELDGEKYLIMRQSDILAILS